In endosymbiont of Galathealinum brachiosum, the DNA window CATATATATTATCAGGTGAACGAGCTGATTTAAGGAACAGAAATGCTGCCTGATCATATTGTTTCAGGCCATGATATGACTCAGCTTTCCAGAACATAAGCTCACGGTTTAAACGAACATCATCTACTCGTTTTTGTAATTGATTAAATAAATCTAACGATATCTGATGCTGTTCAACCGCCTGCAAATCAAATACGACCTGTAAATATTTTTCTGCCTGAAATGATTCAATTTCATCATGACTTAACATTTCACTTAAAACGTTAGCCCCTTGTTTAAATGAACCACTTAATATTAGCACCCTCGCTCGACGAAGGCTCCAGTCAAACTGAGGCTGGTCTTCTGGAGGCTGTTTAAGATCTGACATTAAAGCAGCTGCTGCTTTGACATTTGAGCGAGAAAGATTGAAATCGATCAAACGATAACGCACCTCGGGAACCACATCAGATATATTCGAAATATATTCTGATTGAGTAAAAAGATGATTAACCAGTGTTAAGGGCTGCTGATTAATATCGATTAATTTTACAAGTTGTTTCATTGAAAGCTCACGATGCTTTTTTTGCCCTGCTTTTATTGACAGCACTGCAAACAATGACTTGGCCGTTAATGGATCAGACTGAAATAAATTACTACCTAGCGCATACCAGCTAACATCATCACCTTTTAACAGGCCTTTTTTATTCGCTACTAAATTACCTTTCTTAAAATAAAGCTCCCATAAGCTATCTGCATTTATATTAATACCGCCTATACGAATTAAAGAGTCAGAAAGACCAGACTGCTGTTGCGGCAACAAAACTTCAAGCATTATTATAGCCTGATCAATTTCATCAGCTGCAAGGGCAGCAACAAGAGCCACATACTGAAATAAACTCTTGCGAATTTCATCTTCACTAATACTTGCAAGAACCAGTTGTGCACTGTCCAGTGCATTTAGAGGAGATATCATTTTTGCATTTATTTTTGCCAATAATGCCAGCGCCTGTGCTTCAGGCTTATCAATCTGTTTTAATAATAAAATAGCTTCTTTATATTGCTTTAACTGAATCAACAACTCTGCCTGTAACTGCAACCAGCTTACACCATCTTCGTTTTGTAATTCACCATAGTCCTGCTGATAACGGCGCATGGCAATTTGTGCATCTTTTGTATTGGATTGATTTAAATATATCTGAATAATAATACGTCGCCATGCAGCATATGTATTGGTACGCACCAGACTACTGGCATTCCATAATAACTGACGCGTTTTTGAAAGAGCGAGCTGATATTGTTTTAATTCTATCAATGCTCGTAATTGCTCTGTTAAAAACCAGTTTCTATCTGCTGTAGCTACTTTGAAACTGGCAAGATTTTTACTTTGCTGATTTACACGTGCATCTATAGCTTTCCATAGATGCATATATTTTAATAATGAAACACGTTTCTGCTCCCAGTAAAGCCAGCTCAACGGAGCTTCCTTATTATATTCAGGTTGTTCACGCCTGATATAATTTAACGCAAGCCCAGGCGCACGCAAACTGACTAACTCATCTATATTTTCAAAGTGCTTAAGTCTTTTTTCCTGTGTTTTGTCTTCTAATACATCCTGACTTTCTTCAGCAAGCAGGGGCTGAAGAAACAATAGAAACATGAAAAAAAATAGTTTGATACTTTTCATAAAAGCAGTACAAATAATCCTGTAGGCTCAAGGTTTAAAAATATAACGGGCACAAAAAAAGGGACACACAGCCCCTTTTTTTATATCACCTGTCGCAAAAAGAAACTTATAACTTTTCTTTAATACGTGCAGCCTTACCAGTAAGACCACGAAGATAATAAAGCTTGGCACGACGTACTTTACCGTGACGCTTAACTTCAATTTTGCCAATCATTGGGCTGTGTGTCTGAAAAACACGTTCAACACCTTCACCGTTCGAAATCTTACGAACTGTAAATGCTGAATGCAGACCACGGTTACGCTTAGCAATTACAACACCTTCAAATGCCTGTAAACGCTCACGATCACCTTCTTTAACTTTAACCTGTACGATAACGGTATCACCTGATGAAAATGCAGGGATATCTGTTTTCATCTGTTCCGCATTAATTGCTGCGATGATGTTGCTCATGGTCTTACTCCACCAATATATAAAATTTATGTTAAGAGTTGCTATGTTCCTGTTGAAAGGCTTCTAACAACTGCTTCTGTTCATCTGTCAGGTTTAAGGCGTCTATTAAATCCGCTCGCCTTAACCAGCTTCGCCCCAGACTCTGCTGCAATCTCCACCGATCTATATCTCGATGATTTCCACTAAGCAGTACCTGTGGCACTTTACGACCATCAATCTCTTCTGGTCGCGTGTAATGAGGGCAATCTAACAAGCCCTGCATAAACGAATCCTGTTGTGCTGAATTTTCATCCCCCAATACACCGGGAATCATTCTAGCTATCGCATCTATCAACACCAGTGCGGGTAACTCCCCTCCACTTAGTACATAATCCCCAATCGACCATTCTTCATCAACATGGGATTCGATAATACGTTCATCTATTCCTTCATAGCGACCGGCGATTATAATCAAACCCGGTTGCTCAGCGAATTTCACTACATCCTGCTGAGTGACTTTTCTGCCCTGTGGGCTCATGTAAATCACCCGACTATTCGCCGCTTTCTTCTTCGCACCCTCTATTGCTAACTTAAGTGGTTCCACTTTCATTAACATGCCGGGACCACCACCATATGGGCGATCATCAACGGTGCGATGTTTATCTTTTGTATAATCTCTCGGGTTCCAGCTATTTAACTGAATCTGGCCGTTTTTAACCGCCCTGCCCAAAACACCTACATCCGCAACGCTCTCCACCATTTCTGGGAACAATGTTACGACATCAAATCTCAAAACTCTGGATCCCAGTCAACAGTGATAATCTCTGTTAAGAGGTCTACCTCAATAACGGCATTACCTACGGTAAATGGGATTAATCGTTCCCTGTCACCCTTAACGACCAATACATCATTGGCGCCGGTTTCAAGCAAATGATGAACTGAGCCTAACTCAACACCTTCTGTGGTCACTACTTTCAGCCCCGTCAGTTGATGCCAGTAATATTCACCCGGTTTCAGCTTATCTAACTGATCTGGGTAAATAGCAATTTCATCACCCTGGTAAAGCATTGCTTCATCACGATCATCTAATCCGGCTATCTTGGCAACAACGGTTTTACCCTGACGTTTTCCGCCAGCAAGTTCTACTTTGCGCCACTTTCCCTGGTGTTTTATTTGCCAGGTGCCGTATTTGACTATTTTCTCTCTCGGGTCGGTAAAAGAATGCACCTTTACCCAGCCCTTCACACCAAAAACGCCGGATATATTACCCAGCGAAATTAGTCGATTTTCATCAGACCCATCGATTGTAGCCTGCTCAGCCATTAGCTTGCCTGCAATACAACCAGAAAGATCTTAAGCAGCAGTTGCTTTACGCGCTTGCTTGATCAGGTTTGCAACGCGATCTGACGTGCCTGCACCCTGGCCAACCCAGTGATCAATACGATCAAGGCTGATTTCAAGGTTCTTTTCAGCACCTTTTGCCATAGGATTAAAGAAACCTACACGTTCGATGTAACGACCATCACGTGGCATACGTGAATCTGTTACAACTACATGATAAAAAGGCTTTTTCTTAGCGCCGCCGCGTGATAAACGAATGGTTACCATTAGTATCTATCTCAAAATTAGTTAATCTGTGTCCACAAAATGACCTTCCGGTCACGGGAAAAGCGGGATTTTAGTGGTTTTTGGGGATGTTAGCAAGTGCTAATTGACTCTTTTTTCAGGACTCGCTTTCAAAACAAAAAAACACAGAAGAAAAAGAAAACACAAATATACGAAAAAAACAGCAAAAGCCCTTTATAGCGCAGTATGCCGCAGACATACAAACAAAACATTCGCGTTTATTAGCCTGTATTTGTGTTTTCGTGTTCTTTTGACTTTAAAGATTACATGCCCATGCCAGGCGGCATCTTACCCTGCATAGCACGCATCATTTTTTTCATGCCGCCGCCTTTCATCTTCTTCATCATTTTTTTCATCTGCAACTGCTGCTTCATTAGTTTATTCACATCCTGCACCTGCACACCAGCACCTGCAGCAATACGTTTTTTACGAGAACCTTTGATAACATCAGGAAACGCTCTTTCCTGCGGAGTCATAGACTGGATAATAGCAATAAGACGCTTGATATCTTTATCATTAACTTTGTCTTTTATAGCACCCATTTTGCCACCCATACCCGGCATTTTATCTAGCAGACCTCCCAGCCCACCCATATTCATCATTTGCTCCATCTGTGCTCTCAGGTCATTAAAATCAAAACCTGTGCCTTTTTTAAATTTGCTCGCGAGTTTTTCAGCTTCTTTAACATCAACACTTC includes these proteins:
- a CDS encoding 30S ribosomal protein S16; the encoded protein is MVTIRLSRGGAKKKPFYHVVVTDSRMPRDGRYIERVGFFNPMAKGAEKNLEISLDRIDHWVGQGAGTSDRVANLIKQARKATAA
- a CDS encoding ribosome maturation factor RimM, whose product is MAEQATIDGSDENRLISLGNISGVFGVKGWVKVHSFTDPREKIVKYGTWQIKHQGKWRKVELAGGKRQGKTVVAKIAGLDDRDEAMLYQGDEIAIYPDQLDKLKPGEYYWHQLTGLKVVTTEGVELGSVHHLLETGANDVLVVKGDRERLIPFTVGNAVIEVDLLTEIITVDWDPEF
- the trmD gene encoding tRNA (guanosine(37)-N1)-methyltransferase TrmD is translated as MRFDVVTLFPEMVESVADVGVLGRAVKNGQIQLNSWNPRDYTKDKHRTVDDRPYGGGPGMLMKVEPLKLAIEGAKKKAANSRVIYMSPQGRKVTQQDVVKFAEQPGLIIIAGRYEGIDERIIESHVDEEWSIGDYVLSGGELPALVLIDAIARMIPGVLGDENSAQQDSFMQGLLDCPHYTRPEEIDGRKVPQVLLSGNHRDIDRWRLQQSLGRSWLRRADLIDALNLTDEQKQLLEAFQQEHSNS
- a CDS encoding 50S ribosomal protein L19, which gives rise to MSNIIAAINAEQMKTDIPAFSSGDTVIVQVKVKEGDRERLQAFEGVVIAKRNRGLHSAFTVRKISNGEGVERVFQTHSPMIGKIEVKRHGKVRRAKLYYLRGLTGKAARIKEKL